The following proteins are encoded in a genomic region of Sorangiineae bacterium MSr12523:
- a CDS encoding PA2169 family four-helix-bundle protein, translating to MAELRLGLRGRVSGTRVLHMVVPTTDTELVVTLNRLIVADYDAIEAYEAAIPRLSVDEDRRTLRRFVEDHRRHIDKLSVFVRQNGGRPVDHADLRRIVAKGKVVIGGFMGDDAVLGAMCSNEQETNDVYARASTGSYVQPLRLLLARYLDDERQHREWLERRIIMTPKGETILPCL from the coding sequence GTGGCTGAGCTACGGCTTGGCTTGCGCGGGCGCGTGAGCGGCACCAGGGTGCTGCACATGGTCGTACCCACCACCGACACGGAGCTCGTCGTCACGCTGAATCGGCTGATTGTGGCCGACTACGACGCGATCGAAGCGTACGAGGCGGCCATTCCGCGCCTTTCCGTGGACGAGGACCGGAGGACATTGCGGCGTTTCGTCGAGGATCATCGGCGGCACATCGACAAGCTCTCGGTTTTCGTGCGGCAAAACGGCGGCCGCCCAGTCGATCATGCCGATTTGCGCCGCATCGTCGCCAAGGGCAAAGTCGTCATCGGCGGCTTCATGGGCGACGATGCCGTGCTCGGCGCCATGTGCAGCAACGAGCAGGAGACGAACGACGTCTACGCGCGTGCCAGCACGGGATCCTACGTGCAACCGCTCCGCCTGCTTCTCGCGCGCTACCTCGACGACGAGCGCCAGCACCGCGAATGGCTCGAGCGCCGCATCATCATGACGCCGAAAGGCGAAACGATTCTGCCCTGCCTCTAG
- a CDS encoding MYXO-CTERM sorting domain-containing protein, protein MNDGAGGRNGCPEVGGAACIGAAGEIGQCRHSCLNVPLLCSGAGPRSKCEVLGAEFARCVECQTNADCSTGAPVCDTGTQTCVQCRANNDCATNQNGPICRGGASSQASCGCNSDADCGAGRVCQDTVKVCLPGCRGNSPNACPPGSVCNASGGGTGQCVPGTDGGVDAGDAGNDGGAGDGSVSDGSTGDGSVEDGSTGDGSVEDGSTGDGSVEDGSTGDGSTGDGSTGDGGADAADGSIRADAGDGGDGGSGGNDAGGNDNDGNYMTSLEGGGCDCSVVPSEDSLPIGGLLAVGGFFAFFTRRRTRNAKKDEGTQQR, encoded by the coding sequence GTGAACGACGGCGCAGGTGGACGCAATGGCTGTCCCGAGGTCGGCGGCGCGGCATGCATCGGCGCGGCTGGTGAAATTGGGCAATGCCGGCATAGCTGCCTCAATGTTCCGCTGCTCTGCTCGGGCGCCGGGCCTCGCAGCAAGTGCGAGGTGCTCGGGGCCGAGTTCGCACGTTGCGTGGAGTGCCAGACCAACGCCGACTGTTCGACCGGCGCGCCCGTCTGCGACACAGGAACGCAGACGTGCGTGCAATGCAGGGCGAACAACGATTGTGCGACGAACCAGAATGGCCCCATCTGCCGAGGCGGGGCGAGCTCGCAAGCGAGCTGCGGATGCAACTCCGATGCAGATTGCGGCGCGGGCCGCGTTTGCCAAGACACCGTCAAAGTTTGTTTGCCCGGTTGCCGCGGCAACAGCCCGAACGCGTGCCCGCCCGGCAGCGTGTGCAACGCGAGCGGCGGTGGCACCGGCCAGTGCGTGCCGGGCACCGATGGCGGTGTGGACGCGGGCGATGCCGGAAATGACGGCGGCGCGGGGGACGGTAGCGTCAGCGACGGCAGCACCGGCGACGGTAGCGTCGAAGATGGAAGCACCGGCGATGGCAGCGTCGAGGACGGAAGCACCGGCGACGGCAGCGTCGAGGATGGCAGCACGGGCGATGGCAGCACCGGTGACGGCAGCACGGGCGACGGCGGCGCCGATGCGGCCGACGGTAGCATTCGTGCCGACGCCGGCGACGGTGGCGATGGGGGCAGCGGCGGCAACGATGCGGGCGGCAACGACAACGACGGCAATTACATGACGTCGCTCGAAGGTGGCGGCTGCGACTGCTCGGTGGTGCCGTCGGAAGACTCGCTACCGATTGGCGGCCTGCTCGCAGTGGGCGGGTTCTTCGCCTTCTTCACGCGACGCCGCACGCGCAACGCGAAGAAAGACGAGGGCACCCAGCAGCGGTAG
- a CDS encoding Uma2 family endonuclease translates to MGDPVRKIATYEDILALPEGMTGEILGGVLYTQPRPRARHARSGSRLQTILGGPFDIGDGGPGGWIILSEPELHAPSGEIVVPDTVGWRREHMPELPDAAYIDVCPDWVCELLSPSTAVKDREKKMPFYLRWGVHHIWLIDPGLHTLEVYRAEHERWMLLGTWSEDAVVRAEPFDSIELKLERLWER, encoded by the coding sequence ATGGGTGACCCGGTGCGGAAAATCGCAACCTACGAGGATATCCTCGCACTCCCGGAAGGGATGACTGGGGAGATCCTCGGAGGCGTGCTGTACACGCAACCGAGACCGCGAGCGAGGCACGCGCGCTCCGGTTCGCGACTGCAGACCATTCTTGGCGGCCCATTCGACATAGGCGATGGCGGCCCCGGCGGATGGATCATCTTGTCCGAGCCCGAGCTTCATGCGCCCAGTGGCGAGATTGTCGTACCCGATACGGTAGGATGGCGGCGGGAGCATATGCCGGAGCTTCCCGACGCAGCCTACATCGATGTCTGCCCGGACTGGGTTTGCGAGCTGCTTTCCCCTTCTACCGCCGTCAAAGACCGCGAGAAGAAGATGCCCTTCTATTTGAGATGGGGCGTGCACCATATCTGGTTGATCGATCCTGGCCTACACACGCTCGAGGTATATCGCGCGGAGCACGAGCGGTGGATGCTCCTCGGCACCTGGTCCGAGGACGCCGTCGTTCGCGCCGAGCCCTTCGACTCCATCGAACTCAAGCTCGAGCGACTTTGGGAGCGCTAG
- a CDS encoding fatty acid desaturase: MLPRNSADYRTILWVLAMPVVALVQYRNPELIPKMWWVSVYFAVAAGVIAHNHNHVPTFSSKRVNSIFSNWISFFYGYPTFVWIPTHNLNHHKYVNKVGDATITWRHTNRNNALVAITYFFVTSYYQSFPIGEFIKKAKKNNPKLYRQIVTQYVVFFGGHATAISVACMMHGLKTGLYVWLCTLGGPALFSLWTLTFFNYGQHVHTDPWSAHNHSRTFDGWLLNFLLFNNGLHTAHHESASTHWSELPAAYAKIKDQIHPELRESNFWWWVFRQYFLSIVVPSVGSKQIGRAPFDPPTGEKVRKVRSESVGEAVEAGINAQMI; the protein is encoded by the coding sequence ATGCTACCGCGTAACTCCGCCGACTATCGCACGATTCTCTGGGTTTTGGCCATGCCCGTGGTGGCACTGGTCCAATATCGAAACCCCGAGCTGATTCCCAAAATGTGGTGGGTCAGCGTTTATTTCGCCGTGGCGGCCGGTGTCATCGCGCACAACCACAACCATGTGCCGACGTTCTCGAGCAAGCGTGTCAATTCGATCTTCTCGAATTGGATCTCGTTCTTCTACGGCTATCCCACCTTCGTGTGGATCCCCACGCACAACTTGAATCACCACAAGTACGTGAACAAAGTGGGCGACGCGACGATCACCTGGCGTCACACGAACCGCAACAACGCCTTGGTCGCCATCACGTACTTCTTCGTGACGTCGTATTACCAATCGTTCCCGATTGGTGAGTTCATCAAGAAGGCCAAGAAGAACAACCCGAAGCTGTATCGACAAATTGTCACGCAGTACGTCGTCTTCTTCGGCGGCCATGCCACCGCAATCAGCGTTGCGTGCATGATGCACGGTTTGAAGACCGGCCTTTACGTTTGGCTGTGCACGTTGGGCGGCCCTGCGTTGTTCTCGCTCTGGACGCTGACGTTCTTCAACTACGGGCAGCACGTTCACACCGATCCTTGGTCGGCGCACAACCACTCGCGCACGTTCGATGGCTGGCTCCTGAACTTCCTGCTCTTCAACAACGGTCTCCACACCGCACACCACGAGAGCGCGAGCACGCATTGGAGCGAGCTGCCCGCGGCGTATGCGAAGATCAAGGACCAGATTCACCCGGAATTGCGGGAATCGAATTTCTGGTGGTGGGTTTTCCGGCAGTATTTCCTTTCGATCGTGGTCCCCAGCGTGGGCAGCAAGCAGATTGGCCGCGCGCCGTTCGATCCCCCGACGGGCGAGAAGGTTCGCAAGGTTCGGTCGGAGTCCGTGGGTGAAGCGGTCGAAGCCGGTATCAACGCGCAGATGATCTGA
- the acnA gene encoding aconitate hydratase AcnA: MSANSFGSQSILKVHDEEFTIYRLSALDAKFPSWQQLPYALKILLENLLRTEDGIAVRAEDIEALATWKAKAEPNREIAFTPSRVLLQDFTGVPAIVDLAAMRDAMRKMGGDPKKINPLQAVELVIDHSVQVDSFGTNLALKQNADLEFDRNHERYQFLRWGQTAFSNFRVVPPDTGIVHQVNLEYLARVVFTTKDVGKDGSKRPAAYPDTLVGTDSHTTMINGLGVLGWGVGGIEAEAAMLGQPVSMLIPQVIGFRLHGQLPEGTTATDLVLTVTQMLRRKGVVGKFVEFYGEGLAALPLADRATIANMAPEYGATCGIFPVDEETLRYLRLSGRPESLIALVEAYTKEQGLFHTKDTPAAQYTDTLELDLRTVEASLAGPTRPQDRVRLSDAKKSFDDALKVMLARTQPTVPDKQMAALKTEGGGGAAVGAKVSATEPAIPLPPESKTEIEQAVQELQHGAVVIAAITSCTNTSNPSVLMAAGLLAKKAVERGLTVQPWVKSSLAPGSKVVTEYLTQAGLLPYLEKLRFNVVGYGCTTCIGNSGPLPPPVSKAIEEGNLMVAAVLSGNRNFEGRVHPEVRANYLASPPLVVAYALAGRMDIDLTHEPIGEDLQGKPVFLADIWPSQKEIQDTVLGAVKSGSFQKVYAEVFAGDEHWQGLKIPEGDLYGWDDKSTYVKHPPYFVDLPEKPAPVIDIRGARVLALLGDSITTDHISPAGSIRKDGPAGKYLIEHGVAPKDFNSYGARRGNHEVMVRGTFANIRLRNQLAPGTEGGVTRHLPDGEPMSIYDASVRYQKEGTPLIVLAGKEYGSGSSRDWAAKGPKLLGVRAVIAESYERIHRSNLVGMGILPLQFGAGDSAQSLGLTGEEVFDIDGLAALLATGFANGRELTVKAKRADGIVREFVATVRIDTPQEIHYYQHGGILPFVLRQLLATKN, translated from the coding sequence ATGTCAGCGAACAGCTTTGGCAGTCAATCGATACTCAAGGTCCACGACGAGGAATTCACGATTTACCGTTTGAGCGCACTCGACGCGAAATTCCCGTCGTGGCAACAGCTCCCGTACGCGCTCAAGATCCTCCTCGAGAACCTGCTCCGCACGGAAGATGGAATCGCCGTCCGGGCCGAGGACATCGAGGCGCTGGCCACGTGGAAGGCGAAGGCCGAACCCAATCGGGAGATTGCCTTCACCCCGAGCCGCGTGCTCCTTCAGGACTTCACCGGCGTTCCCGCCATCGTCGACCTCGCGGCCATGCGCGATGCCATGCGCAAGATGGGCGGCGATCCCAAGAAGATCAACCCGCTCCAGGCCGTCGAGTTGGTCATCGACCACTCCGTGCAGGTCGACTCGTTCGGTACGAACCTGGCGCTCAAGCAGAATGCCGACTTGGAGTTCGATCGCAACCACGAGCGCTATCAGTTTTTGCGTTGGGGCCAGACGGCGTTCTCGAACTTCCGCGTGGTGCCGCCGGACACCGGCATCGTGCACCAAGTGAACCTCGAGTACCTCGCCCGCGTGGTGTTCACCACGAAGGACGTAGGCAAGGACGGCAGCAAGCGCCCCGCGGCCTATCCGGATACGCTCGTCGGCACCGACTCGCACACCACGATGATCAACGGCCTGGGCGTGCTCGGGTGGGGCGTCGGCGGTATCGAGGCCGAAGCCGCGATGCTCGGCCAGCCCGTGTCGATGCTCATTCCGCAGGTCATCGGCTTCCGCCTCCATGGCCAGCTGCCCGAGGGAACGACGGCGACCGACCTGGTGCTCACCGTCACGCAGATGCTCCGCCGCAAAGGCGTCGTCGGCAAGTTCGTCGAGTTCTACGGCGAAGGCCTGGCGGCACTGCCGCTCGCCGATCGCGCGACCATCGCCAACATGGCGCCCGAGTACGGCGCCACCTGCGGCATCTTCCCCGTCGATGAAGAGACGCTGCGCTACCTGCGCCTCTCGGGCCGCCCCGAGTCGCTCATCGCGCTCGTCGAGGCGTACACCAAGGAGCAGGGGCTCTTTCACACGAAGGACACCCCCGCCGCGCAGTACACGGACACGTTGGAGCTCGACTTGCGCACGGTGGAAGCCAGCCTCGCCGGCCCCACGCGCCCGCAGGATCGCGTGCGCCTGAGCGACGCCAAAAAGTCGTTCGACGACGCGCTCAAGGTCATGCTCGCCCGCACGCAGCCGACGGTGCCGGACAAGCAGATGGCCGCGCTCAAGACGGAAGGTGGCGGTGGTGCCGCGGTCGGTGCGAAGGTCTCGGCCACCGAACCGGCCATTCCCTTGCCGCCCGAGAGCAAGACGGAAATCGAGCAGGCGGTGCAGGAGCTGCAGCACGGCGCGGTGGTCATCGCGGCCATCACGAGCTGCACGAACACCTCGAACCCGTCGGTGCTCATGGCCGCGGGTCTGCTCGCGAAAAAGGCCGTCGAACGCGGCCTCACCGTGCAGCCGTGGGTCAAGTCGAGCCTCGCGCCAGGCTCCAAGGTCGTCACCGAATACCTGACGCAGGCCGGTTTGCTTCCGTACCTGGAGAAGCTGCGCTTCAACGTCGTCGGCTACGGCTGCACCACGTGCATCGGCAACAGCGGTCCGCTCCCGCCTCCGGTCTCCAAGGCCATCGAGGAGGGGAATCTCATGGTGGCGGCGGTCCTCAGCGGCAACCGCAACTTCGAGGGCCGCGTGCACCCGGAGGTCCGCGCGAACTACCTCGCATCGCCGCCCCTCGTCGTGGCCTACGCCTTGGCCGGCCGCATGGACATCGACCTGACGCACGAGCCCATCGGCGAAGATCTGCAGGGCAAGCCGGTGTTCCTCGCGGACATCTGGCCGTCGCAGAAGGAGATTCAGGACACGGTGCTCGGCGCCGTGAAGTCGGGATCGTTCCAGAAGGTGTACGCCGAGGTCTTCGCCGGCGACGAGCATTGGCAGGGCCTCAAGATCCCCGAGGGTGATCTCTATGGCTGGGACGACAAGTCGACCTACGTGAAGCACCCGCCGTACTTCGTCGACCTGCCGGAGAAGCCGGCACCGGTGATCGACATCCGCGGCGCGCGCGTGCTGGCGCTCCTCGGCGACAGCATCACGACGGACCACATCTCCCCCGCCGGCAGCATCCGCAAGGATGGCCCTGCGGGCAAGTACCTCATCGAGCACGGCGTCGCCCCGAAGGACTTCAACTCGTACGGCGCCCGCCGCGGCAACCACGAGGTCATGGTGCGCGGCACCTTCGCGAACATCCGTCTGCGCAATCAATTGGCGCCCGGCACCGAAGGCGGCGTGACGCGTCACCTGCCCGACGGCGAGCCGATGAGCATCTACGATGCCTCGGTGCGCTACCAGAAAGAGGGCACCCCGCTCATCGTCCTCGCGGGCAAGGAATACGGGTCGGGCTCCTCGCGTGACTGGGCCGCCAAGGGGCCGAAGCTCCTCGGCGTTCGCGCGGTCATTGCCGAGAGCTACGAGCGCATCCACCGCAGCAACCTGGTGGGCATGGGCATCCTGCCGCTGCAGTTCGGCGCAGGCGACAGCGCGCAGTCCCTCGGCCTCACCGGCGAAGAGGTCTTCGACATCGACGGCCTCGCCGCCCTATTGGCCACGGGCTTCGCGAACGGCCGCGAGCTCACCGTGAAGGCCAAGCGCGCCGACGGCATCGTCCGCGAGTTCGTCGCCACGGTGCGCATCGATACGCCGCAAGAGATCCACTACTACCAACACGGCGGCATCCTCCCGTTCGTGCTGCGGCAGCTTCTCGCGACGAAGAACTAA
- a CDS encoding sulfurtransferase, which yields MKDVRAANLTDVRWLSDEGAKDSSVRIIDVRWYLQGKDGREEYGRGHIPGAVFVALEDITADEGPGRHPIPSAEKFAEAMRAAGVSNGTHVVAYDDAGGSIAARLLWLLRRFGHTKASVLDGGLAAWTAAGHSLTTEVPSIARGDFEAKPDPRIVSVNKSHVDAARERGDSLILDARAAERYRGDLEPIDARPGHIPGAKSAPWSLNVRDGRFRSNAELRSHYEALGADRAKEIIVYCGSGVTACHDWLALELAGFDRVKLYEGSWSDWARDPSLPAQKGDG from the coding sequence ATGAAAGACGTTCGCGCGGCAAACCTAACCGATGTTCGTTGGCTCTCCGATGAAGGAGCAAAGGATTCTTCCGTTCGCATCATCGACGTGCGCTGGTACCTCCAAGGCAAAGACGGGCGCGAGGAATACGGGCGCGGGCATATTCCCGGTGCGGTGTTCGTGGCGTTGGAAGACATCACCGCGGACGAAGGTCCGGGACGCCATCCCATTCCCAGCGCCGAGAAGTTCGCCGAGGCGATGCGCGCGGCCGGCGTCTCGAACGGAACGCACGTCGTCGCGTACGACGATGCGGGCGGTTCGATTGCCGCGCGGCTGCTGTGGCTTCTGCGACGATTCGGTCACACGAAGGCGTCGGTGCTCGATGGCGGGCTTGCCGCGTGGACGGCGGCGGGGCATTCGCTGACCACCGAGGTGCCATCCATCGCGCGCGGTGACTTCGAAGCGAAGCCCGATCCGCGCATCGTGTCCGTGAACAAGTCGCACGTGGACGCGGCGCGTGAGCGTGGGGATTCGCTCATTCTGGATGCCCGCGCGGCCGAGCGTTACCGCGGCGACCTCGAGCCGATCGATGCGCGCCCCGGGCACATTCCGGGCGCGAAGAGCGCGCCGTGGTCGCTCAACGTGCGCGACGGTCGCTTCCGCAGCAATGCGGAATTGCGATCGCACTACGAGGCATTGGGCGCGGACCGCGCAAAAGAGATCATCGTGTATTGCGGCTCCGGCGTCACCGCATGCCACGATTGGCTTGCGCTCGAATTGGCGGGATTCGATCGGGTGAAGCTCTACGAAGGAAGCTGGAGCGACTGGGCCCGCGACCCGAGCTTGCCGGCGCAAAAGGGCGACGGCTGA